The Lactuca sativa cultivar Salinas chromosome 2, Lsat_Salinas_v11, whole genome shotgun sequence genome includes a window with the following:
- the LOC111920092 gene encoding ultraviolet-B receptor UVR8: protein MAIDEIFGDTPPVVSPTKSALYVWGYNQSGQTGRKCEDQNLRIPKQLPPDLFGCPAGANSRWLDVTCGREHTAAVASDGSLFTWGANEFGQLGDGTETSRKHPKKVKLLQNEFVVSVSCGAHCTAAIAEPRENDGTISSRRLWVWGQNQGSNCPRVFWGAFSPNTIIRQVSCGAVHVVALSEEGLLQAWGYNEYGQLGRGVTCEGLQKARIINAYAKFLDEAPELVKITQVSCGEYHSAAISEDGEVYTWGLGSMGQLGHYSLQSEDKELIPRRVVALNGIFVKSVASGGVHTCALTSKGGLYAWGGGQSGQLGLGPQNGIFSCDSVTMFRNIPVLVLPFGVKQVACGHSHTLICTQDGRIHGWGYNSYGQAANQKCTYAWYPSPVDWCLGEVRKLAAGGGHSAVLTDACSLKELCEFQIADCLTPWNASMIEDVAYRTGSDALVRLCERLREGHSDGGTCKC from the exons ATGGCGATTGATGAAATATTTGGAGACACTCCACCGGTGGTTTCCCCAACCAAAAGTGCACTTTACGTTTGGGGTTATAACCAGTCTGGACAAACCGGTAGAAAATGTGAAGACCAAAACCTAAGGATCCCAAAACAGCTTCCGCCTGATCTTTTTGGGTGTCCAGCCGGAGCCAATTCACGTTGGTTAGATGTGACTTGTGGACGAGAACATACTGCAGCCGTCGCCTCTGATGGCTCCCTCTTCACTTGGG GGGCAAATGAGTTTGGTCAGTTGGGTGATGGAACTGAAACGAGTAGAAAACATCCTAAAAAAGTGAAGCTTTTGCAAAATGAGTTTGTGGTATCCGTGTCTTGTGGGGCCCATTGTACTGCTGCTATTGCAGAGCCACGTGAAAACGATGGGACAATCTCTTCTAGAAGACTTTGGGTTTGGGGACAAAATCAG gGATCTAATTGTCCTCGTGTATTCTGGGGAGCGTTTTCTCCTAATACA ATTATTCGTCAAGTGTCATGTGGAGCTGTGCATGTTGTGGCACTATCAGAGGAAGGGCTGCTACAAGCTTGgg GCTACAATGAATATGGTCAACTTGGAAGAGGTGTTACTTGTGAAGGCCTTCAAAAGGCACGTATTATAAACGCATATGCTAAGTTCCTTGATGAAGCCCCTGAGCTTGTAAAGATTACTCAAGTTTCATGTGGAGAGTATCACTCTGCAGCCATATCAGAAGATGGAGAGGT CTACACATGGGGGTTGGGAAGCATGGGGCAACTTGGTCATTATTCTCTTCAATCAGAGGACAAGGAGTTGATACCACGGCGTGTGGTGGCACTTAATGGGATATTTGTGAAGAGTGTAGCATCAGGTGGTGTGCATACGTGCGCTTTGACTTCAAAAGGAGGTCTATACGCTTGGGGTGGTGGTCAATCTGGTCAACTTGGGCTGGGCCCACAAAACGGAATCTTTTCATGCGACTCTGTAACCATGTTTCGGAACATTCCGGTTTTGGTCCTTCCATTTGGTGTCAAACAGGTTGCTTGTGGACATTCTCACACACTTATCTGCACACAAGATGGTAGAATCCATGGTTGGGGTTATAACAGCTATGGCCAAGCTGCTAACCAGAAATGCACTTATGCTTGGTATCCATCTCCAGTTGATTG GTGTTTGGGGGAAGTAAGGAAGCTGGCAGCTGGTGGGGGCCACTCAGCTGTATTAACAGACGCGTGTTCATTGAAAGAGTTGTGTGAGTTTCAAATTGCAGACTGTTTGACACCATGGAATGCTTCTATGATTGAAGATGTTGCATATCGAACTGGTTCAGATGCTTTGGTTCGTCTTTGTGAGAGGTTAAG GGAAGGTCACTCTGATGGTGGAACTTGCAAATGTTAA
- the LOC111920090 gene encoding uncharacterized protein LOC111920090, protein MAQSTNTAGKKLIKIDVTSDSVCPWCYVGKKNLDKALALSKDQYDFEINWHPFLLNPSAPKEGVNKIDYYRSKFGSRADQMSVRMSQVFKEIGMEYSMSGLTGCSLESHRLILFAGKQGLDKQHNLVEEIFKGYFTQGKFIGDRNFLVESARKAGIEGAAEFLDDPNMGLEEVNKELEKHSANISGVPHYVINGKHQLSGGQPAEVFLRAFQVAAN, encoded by the exons ATGGCTCAATCAACAAATACAGCTGGGAAGAAGCTCATTAAAATTGATGTGACTTCGGATAGTGTGTGCCCATGGTGTTACGTGGGCAAGAAGAATCTAGACAAAGCTTTAGCTCTATCAAAAGATCAATACGATTTCGAG ATTAACTGGCATCCATTTTTACTAAACCCTTCTGCCCCTAAAGAAGGGGTTAACAAGATCGATTACTACAGGAGCAAATTTGGTTCTCGAGCTGATCAAATGAGTGTTCGGATGTCTCAG GTTTTTAAGGAAATCGGAATGGAATACAGCATGTCAGGCCTCAC GGGATGTTCCCTGGAAAGCCACAGGCTCATACTTTTTGCAGGGAAACAAGGGCTTGATAAGCAACACAATCTTGTTGAAGAGATATTCAAAGGCTATTTCACACAGGGAAAGTTTATAGGTGACAG GAACTTTCTTGTGGAATCTGCAAGGAAAGCTGGGATAGAAGGAGCAGCTGAGTTTCTTGATGATCCAAACATGGGACTTGAGGAG GTTAATAAAGAACTTGAGAAACACTCAGCCAACATTTCTGGTGTCCCTCATTATGTG ATTAATGGAAAACATCAGCTGAGTGGTGGCCAACCTGCAGAAGTATTCCTGAGAGCTTTTCAAGTGGCTGCTAATTGA
- the LOC111920093 gene encoding agamous-like MADS-box protein FUL-L isoform X2, whose translation MGRGRVQLKRIENKISRQVTFSKRRTGLLKKAHEISVLCDADVALIVFSTKGKLFEYATHSRHYDGEDLEQLNLRELQNVEQQLETALKRIRTKKNQLMHESISELHKKERALQERNNSLSKKLKENEKTSEQQIPMLHLPQHPPQPYPCSVPSFANTSGPFIGAAMREEESVQVQPVSTTMMPLWMIRHINQ comes from the exons ATGGGGAGAGGAAGGGTGCAGTTAAAGCGGATCGAGAACAAGATTAGCAGACAGGTAACATTTTCCAAGAGAAGAACAGGTTTGCTCAAGAAAGCTCATGAGATCTCTGTCTTGTGCGATGCTGATGTTGCTCTCATCGTTTTTTCCACAAAAGGCAAACTTTTTGAGTACGCCACTCACTCCAG GCACTATGATGGGGAAGATCTAGAGCAACTAAACCTTAGAGAGCTTCAAAATGTGGAGCAACAACTTGAGACTGCTCTTAAGCGAATACGGACAAAAAAG AACCAACTCATGCACGAGTCCATCTCTGAGCTTCATAAAAAG GAGAGGGCATTGCAAGAAAGAAACAATTCACTCTCTAAGAAG TTGAAAGAGAATGAGAAGACCAGTGAGCAACAAATTCCAATGTTGCACTTACCTCAGCATCCACCTCAGCCATATCCATGTTCAGTTCCTTCTTTTGCAAATACTAG TGGACCTTTCATTGGAGCGGCCATGAGGGAGGAGGAATCAGTTCAAGTTCAACCTGTCTCCACGACCATGATGCCATTGTGGATGATCCGCCACATTAACCAATAA
- the LOC111920093 gene encoding truncated transcription factor CAULIFLOWER A isoform X1 yields the protein MGRGRVQLKRIENKISRQVTFSKRRTGLLKKAHEISVLCDADVALIVFSTKGKLFEYATHSSMETILERYERYSYAEKLLTAPETETQASWTLESSKLKAKIEVLEKNIRHYDGEDLEQLNLRELQNVEQQLETALKRIRTKKNQLMHESISELHKKERALQERNNSLSKKLKENEKTSEQQIPMLHLPQHPPQPYPCSVPSFANTSGPFIGAAMREEESVQVQPVSTTMMPLWMIRHINQ from the exons ATGGGGAGAGGAAGGGTGCAGTTAAAGCGGATCGAGAACAAGATTAGCAGACAGGTAACATTTTCCAAGAGAAGAACAGGTTTGCTCAAGAAAGCTCATGAGATCTCTGTCTTGTGCGATGCTGATGTTGCTCTCATCGTTTTTTCCACAAAAGGCAAACTTTTTGAGTACGCCACTCACTCCAG TATGGAGACGATTCTTGAGAGGTATGAAAGGTATTCGTATGCAGAGAAATTGCTTACTGCTCCTGAAACCGAAACGCAG GCAAGCTGGACTCTTGAATCCTCCAAGCTTAAGGCAAAGATTGAAGTTCTTGAAAAGAACATAAG GCACTATGATGGGGAAGATCTAGAGCAACTAAACCTTAGAGAGCTTCAAAATGTGGAGCAACAACTTGAGACTGCTCTTAAGCGAATACGGACAAAAAAG AACCAACTCATGCACGAGTCCATCTCTGAGCTTCATAAAAAG GAGAGGGCATTGCAAGAAAGAAACAATTCACTCTCTAAGAAG TTGAAAGAGAATGAGAAGACCAGTGAGCAACAAATTCCAATGTTGCACTTACCTCAGCATCCACCTCAGCCATATCCATGTTCAGTTCCTTCTTTTGCAAATACTAG TGGACCTTTCATTGGAGCGGCCATGAGGGAGGAGGAATCAGTTCAAGTTCAACCTGTCTCCACGACCATGATGCCATTGTGGATGATCCGCCACATTAACCAATAA